One Cricetulus griseus strain 17A/GY chromosome 5, alternate assembly CriGri-PICRH-1.0, whole genome shotgun sequence genomic window carries:
- the Lrfn5 gene encoding leucine-rich repeat and fibronectin type-III domain-containing protein 5, with product MEKFLFYLFLIGIAVRAQICPKRCVCQILSPNLATLCAKKGLLFVPPNIDRRTVELRLADNFVTNIKRKDFANMTSLVDLTLSRNTISFITPHAFADLRNLRALHLNSNRLTKITNDMFSGLSNLHHLILNNNQLTLISSTAFDDVFALEELDLSYNNLETIPWDAVEKMVSLHTLSLDHNMIDNIPKGTFSHLHKMTRLDVTSNKLQKLPPDPLFQRAQVLATSGIISPSTFALSFGGNPLHCNCELLWLRRLSREDDLETCASPALLTGRYFWSIPEEEFLCEPPLITRHTHEMRVLEGQRATLRCKARGDPEPAIHWISPEGKLISNATRSLVYDNGTLDILITTVKDTGAFTCIASNPAGEATQTVDLHIIKLPHLLNSTNHIHEPDPGSSDISTSTKSGSNASSSNGDTKMSQDKIVVAEATSSTALLKFNFQRNIPGIRMFQIQYNGTYDDTLVYRMIPPTSKTFLVNNLASGTMYDLCVLAIYDDGITSLTATRVVGCIQFTTEQDYVRCHFMQSQFLGGTMIIIIGGIIVASVLVFIIILMIRYKVCNNNGQHKVTKVSNVYSQTNGAQMQGCSVTLPQSMSKQAMGHEENVQCCKVASESVIQSSETCSSQDSSTTTSALPPTWTSSVSVSQKQKRKTGTKPSAEPQSEAVTNVESQNTNRNNSTALQLASCPSASVTEGPTSQRAQTKPNALLTNVDQNVQETQVRSLFIAICFKNKRDLLLYT from the exons ATGGAAAAATTCCTTTTTTACCTGTTTCTCATTGGCATAGCTGTGCGAGCTCAGATCTGTCCAAAGCGTTGTGTCTGTCAGATTTTGTCTCCTAATCTTGCAACCCTTTGTGCCAAGAAAGGGCTTCTATTTGTCCCACCAAACATTGACAGAAGAACTGTGGAACTACGGCTGGCAGACAATTTTGTTACAAATATCAAAAGGAAAGATTTTGCCAATATGACCAGCTTGGTGGACCTGACTCTGTCCAGGAATACAATAAGTTTTATTACACCCCATGCTTTTGCTGATCTACGAAATTTGAGAGCTTTGCATTTGAATAGCAACAGATTGACTAAAATTACAAATGATATGTTCAGTGGGCTTTCCAATCTTCATCATTTGATACTGAACAACAATCAGCTGACTTTAATCTCTTCCACAGCATTCGATGATGTTTTTGCTCTTGAGGAGCTGGACCTGTCCTATAATAATCTAGAAACAATCCCCTGGGATGCTGTAGAGAAGATGGTGAGTTTGCATACCCTGAGTTTGGATCACAACATGATTGACAACATTCCTAAGGGAACATTCTCCCACTTGCACAAGATGACTAGGTTAGATGTAACGTCAAATAAATTGCAGAAGCTGCCTCCTGACCCTCTCTTTCAGAGAGCACAGGTGCTGGCCACCTCAGGAATCATAAGCCCATCAACTTTTGCATTGAGTTTTGGTGGAAACCCCTTGCATTGCAATTGTGAGTTGTTGTGGCTGAGGAGATTGTCTAGAGAAGATGACCTTGAGACCTGTGCTTCTCCTGCACTCTTGACTGGTCGTTATTTTTGGTCAATTCCTGAGGAAGAGTTTTTGTGTGAGCCTCCACTCATTACTCGTCATACACATGAGATGAGAGTCTTGGAGGGTCAAAGGGCGACGCTGAGGTGCAAAGCTAGAGGAGACCCTGAGCCTGCAATTCACTGGATTTCTCCTGAAGGGAAGCTTATTTCAAATGCAACGAGATCTCTGGTGTATGATAATGGAACACTTGACATCCTTATAACAACTGTAAAAGATACAGGTGCTTTTACCTGTATTGCTTCCAATCCTGCAGGGGAAGCAACACAAACGGTGGATCTTCATATAATTAAACTCCCTCACCTACTAAACAGTACCAATCATATCCATGAGCCTGATCCTGGTTCTTCAGATATCTCCACTTCTACTAAGTCGGGTTCAAATGCAAGCAGTAGCAATGGTGATACTAAAATGAGTCAAGACAAAATTGTCGTGGCAGAAGCAACTTCTTCAACAGCActacttaaatttaattttcaaagaaatattccTGGAATCCGAATGTTTCAAATCCAGTACAATGGTACTTATGATGACACCCTTGTTTACAG AATGATACCTCCTACGAGCAAAACGTTTCTGGTCAATAATCTGGCTTCTGGAACTATGTATGACTTGTGTGTGTTGGCCATATATGACGATGGCATCACTTCCCTCACTGCCACAAGAGTCGTGGGTTGCATCCAGTTTACTACCGAACAGGATTATGTCCGTTGCCACTTTATGCAGTCCCAGTTTTTGGGCGGCACCATGATTATCATCATTGGTGGAATCATTGTTGCGTCCGTGTTGGTTTTCATCATCATATTAATGATCCGGTATAAGGTTTGTAACAATAATGGGCAACACAAGGTTACCAAGGTTAGCAACGTTTATTCTCAAACTAATGGGGCTCAGATGCAAGGCTGCAGTGTCACGCTGCCCCAGTCCATGTCCAAACAAGCCATGGGCCATGAAGAGAACGTCCAGTGCTGTAAAGTTGCCAGTGAGAGTGTGATTCAGTCTTCAGAAACATGTTCGAGTCAGGACTCCTCTACCACTACCTCTGCTTTGCCTCCTACCTGGACTtcaagtgtgtctgtgtctcaAAAGCAGAAACGAAAGACTGGCACGAAGCCAAGTGCTGAGCCGCAGAGTGAAGCTGTCACAAATGTTGAGTCTCAAAACACTAACAGGAACAACTCAACTGCCTTGCAGTTAGCTAGCtgcccttctgcttctgtcacaGAGGGTCCCACATCTCAAAGAGCACAAACCAAGCCAA ATGCTTTGCTGACTAATGTTGACCAGAATGTCCAGGAAACACAGGTGAGGAGTTTATTCATTGCTATTTGCTTCAAAAACAAGAGAGATTTGCTATTGTACACATGA